A region of Arabidopsis thaliana chromosome 5, partial sequence DNA encodes the following proteins:
- a CDS encoding HD domain-containing metal-dependent phosphohydrolase family protein (HD domain-containing metal-dependent phosphohydrolase family protein; FUNCTIONS IN: catalytic activity; INVOLVED IN: biological_process unknown; LOCATED IN: cellular_component unknown; CONTAINS InterPro DOMAIN/s: Metal-dependent phosphohydrolase, HD subdomain (InterPro:IPR006674), Metal-dependent phosphohydrolase, HD domain (InterPro:IPR003607); BEST Arabidopsis thaliana protein match is: HD domain-containing metal-dependent phosphohydrolase family protein (TAIR:AT5G40270.1); Has 2645 Blast hits to 2636 proteins in 969 species: Archae - 283; Bacteria - 1672; Metazoa - 168; Fungi - 16; Plants - 55; Viruses - 3; Other Eukaryotes - 448 (source: NCBI BLink).), protein MGEYCNEDLSCFPANELRFSKHVHDNVHGNIYLDPLCLKFIDTEQFQRLRELKQLGVTNMVYPGAVHSRFEHSLGVYWLAGETVQRLKTFQGMELGIDNHDLQTVRLAGLLHDIGHGPFSHMFEREFLPKVISGCQWSHELMSINMIDYIVDTHHIDVDAKMLKRVKDMILASTEVSELKGNAEKRFLYDIVANGRNGIDVDKFDYIVRDSRACGLGCNFQFQRLTEPMRVIDNEICYPAKEYRTVHKLFATRADLCGTVYMHPKKMAIELMIVDAMVKANNVLEISSMINDPSQYWKLDDTILKTIERSPDPELAEAKELILRLSRRHLYQFCNEYAVPKDKIDHFKPITPEDIICFSEEDIAVTNVKIDLARGRENPLECINFYKDYNSAEKFVIPEDRVSHLLPTTYQEMIVRVYAKKPELVEAVSEAFENFQMRTYGIKAQVLM, encoded by the exons ATGGGAGAGTATTGCAATGAAGACCTGAGTTGTTTTCCGGCGAATGAACTCCGGTTCAGCAAACATGTCCACGACAACGTTCATGGAAACATCTATCTTGATCCT CTTTGTTTAAAATTCATTGACACTGAGCAGTTCCAAAG GCTTCGTGAACTAAAGCAACTTG GAGTGACAAACATGGTATATCCAGGAGCTGTACATTCTAGATTTGAGCACTCTCTAGGTGTGTATTGGCTTGCAGGTGAAACTGTTCAGAGGCTCAAAACTTTCCAG GGAATGGAGCTTGGTATTGACAATCATGATCTTCAGACTGTGAGACTTGCTG gACTTCTCCATGACATTGGCCATGGGCCTTTCAGTCATATGTTTGAGCGTGAGTTCCTCCCAAAGGTCATAAGTGGCTGTCAGTG GTCTCATGAGTTAATGTCTATAAACATGATTGACTATATAGTCGATACACATCACATAGATGTTGATGCAAAAATGCTAAAAAGAGTCAAA GACATGATACTAGCTAGTACTGAAGTTTCAGAGCTGAAA GGCAATGCAGAGAAGCGTTTCTTGTATGACATTGTTGCTAATGGTCGAAATGGGATTGATGTGGATAA GTTTGACTACATTGTCCGAGACTCTCGAGCTTGTGGACTAGGGTGCAACTTTCAGTTTCAAAG ACTAACAGAACCAATGAGAGTCATAGACAATGAAATCTGCTACCCCGCCAAGGAAT ATCGTACTGTCCACAAGTTGTTTGCAACTCGAGCTGATCTTTGTGGAACCGTCTACATGCATCCCAAAAAAATG GCCATAGAGCTTATGATAGTAGATGCAATGGTCAAAGCCAACAATGTCTTGGAGATTTCTTCTATGATTAATGATCCTTCTCAATACTGGAAG TTAGACGACACAATCCTCAAAACGATTGAAAGATCTCCAGATCCAGAACTTGCAGAAGCTAAAGAGCTGATACTCCGCCTTAGCAGAAGGCACTTGTACCAA TTCTGTAACGAGTATGCGGTACCAAAGGACAAAATCGATCATTTCAAACCTATCACTCCTGAAGATATCATCTGTTTCTCAG aagaagatatagctGTTACAAACGTCAAGATTGATTTAGCTCGTGGGAGAGAAAATCCTCTTGAATG CATCAACTTCTATAAG GATTATAATAGTGCAGAGAAGTTTGTGATACCTGAGGACAGAGTTAGCCACTTGTTACCAACAACATATCAAGAAATGATAGTGAGAGTATATGCCAAAAAACCAGAATTG GTAGAAGCAGTTTCTGAGGCATTTGAAAACTTCCAAATGAGAACGTATGGAATCAAAGCTCAAGTACTGATGTAA